The nucleotide sequence GTGGTCAGGCTGCCGTAGTCGATATCAAACACCGGCGACAACGAGCTGTAACCCTGCAGGTTGCCGGGCTGCACGCGCACATCCAGAATACCGATACCCTGGATATAGCGGTAGCCCGCCCCCGCCGACAGCTGAAACAACGGCAGATCAATCAGGCACTGGCCAAAGGCCACGTTGAACTCGCTGGTGGCCGCGAACTGCATGTCGGTACCCGCCAGCGCCTCCGACACCAGCGGAATGTTGCTGGCGCTGGCGTTGGCGTAGATGGGCGCGTCCCTGCCCAGAAACAGCAGCTCGGCGGCGTTCTGGTTGAGGCCGACGTGGCCGGCGGTGCGCAGGCGGTGGCTCACGGCAATGCCGCCCAGCCCGGGCAGTTGCACGGCCAGCCCCACGGTGGTAATATCGGCGTTGAGGTTGGCGGCGTTGTCGGAGGTGAAGGCCTGAGCGAAGCTGCGCTTTTCGGCCGGCGTCAGCTCGTCGTTGGTATTGTACACGAACTTGCGCAGCTGGTCGCGCGTGAGCGACTGGGAGCTGACGCCCACCCCGGCCTCGCCGATGGTGAATGCTACGCGTGAGCCACCCACTCGGCCCAGGTTGGCCGGGTTGATGCCGATGGCCTGGTAGTCGGTGGCGAAGGTGGTGCTGACGCCGCCGCGGCCGGTGGCCGTGAAGTTACTGAGCTCGTTCTGGGCGTGCAGCGGCGCGGCGGCGGCCAGCGTCAGCAGCGCCGCGGTCAGGAAAGAAGTAGAGTTCCGGTTCACGGGCAAAGCAATTTAGAAGGCCAACACCTGGCACCCGCCGCAAGCGGAGGGCGAAAGTTGGTCAAATGTACCATTATAGGGTAGTTTGCGCCTAGTTTACTATACCAGTGGGCCGTTTTCCGCGGCCAACTCCGTTTCTGCCCCGATGGCCAAGCGCTTCTCTGTTTCCGAATACGCCGACGGCATCCTCTCCGGCAACCGCGTCATGCTCAGCCGGGCCATCACGCTGGTGGAAAGCACCCTGCCCACCGACCAGGCCCTGGCCCAGCAAGTGCTGGACGTGGTGCTGCCCCACGCCGGCCGGTCGGTGCGGGTGGGCA is from Hymenobacter yonginensis and encodes:
- a CDS encoding DUF5723 family protein, translating into MNRNSTSFLTAALLTLAAAAPLHAQNELSNFTATGRGGVSTTFATDYQAIGINPANLGRVGGSRVAFTIGEAGVGVSSQSLTRDQLRKFVYNTNDELTPAEKRSFAQAFTSDNAANLNADITTVGLAVQLPGLGGIAVSHRLRTAGHVGLNQNAAELLFLGRDAPIYANASASNIPLVSEALAGTDMQFAATSEFNVAFGQCLIDLPLFQLSAGAGYRYIQGIGILDVRVQPGNLQGYSSLSPVFDIDYGSLTTNPSFNFKARTSGLQPVGKGNGFDVGVAAEVGKSLRLGLAVTDLGSMTWDGNLLTANDQKLKRLKSAGIGSYNFIKEATEIFASGTDSLFQYQTGLERKASLPAKLRAGVGFRVSEFFETGLDVTLPLNDVAGNLTSPFVGVGVDYKPLSWLRLSSGVTGGAGYGLSLPLGFTIATSVYEAGISTRDVVGALTSEHPYISVATGFLRFKFGKIQ